In a genomic window of Alphaproteobacteria bacterium:
- the hrcA gene encoding heat-inducible transcriptional repressor HrcA, whose protein sequence is MITELNERSREIFRFIVDTYLETGQPVASRTISRVAGIALSPASIRNTMADLEDMGLLYAPHTSAGRIPTQHGLRFYIDGLMEIGGLTAGERKKIETSCASAGNTVNEVLEQATNLLSGLSSCASLVVAPKANTAIRQIQFMPLDPRRVLVIIVMENGMVENRIMDVPENVPPASLIAASNYLNSRLAGKTLLQTQKEVTEEIRQNQTHLDALTADLVQRGIALPIQNIKAKGTGYMIVRGQSHLLEDVKALEDLHRARTLLGYLEEQEMMLSLLESMGNAEGVKIFIGSENKIFDQSGWSLIIAPYKSVNQKIIGAIGVIGPTRLDYDRIIPMVDYTSRIINRLLGDS, encoded by the coding sequence ATGATTACGGAATTAAACGAACGCTCCCGCGAAATCTTCCGCTTTATCGTGGACACTTATCTCGAAACCGGACAGCCCGTAGCCTCCCGCACGATTTCCCGTGTGGCGGGCATCGCCCTCTCCCCCGCCAGCATCCGCAACACGATGGCGGACCTTGAGGATATGGGTCTGCTTTACGCGCCCCACACCTCGGCGGGCCGCATCCCGACCCAGCACGGCCTGCGTTTTTATATCGACGGCCTCATGGAAATCGGGGGGCTTACGGCGGGTGAACGCAAGAAAATTGAAACCTCCTGCGCCTCCGCAGGCAATACGGTGAACGAGGTTCTCGAACAGGCCACCAACCTTCTTTCCGGCCTGAGTTCGTGCGCCAGCCTCGTCGTCGCCCCGAAAGCGAATACGGCAATCAGGCAAATCCAGTTCATGCCTCTCGATCCCCGCAGGGTTCTGGTGATTATCGTCATGGAAAACGGCATGGTCGAAAACCGCATCATGGACGTTCCAGAAAATGTTCCCCCCGCAAGCCTGATCGCCGCGTCGAATTACCTCAACAGCCGACTGGCCGGAAAAACCCTTCTCCAGACCCAAAAGGAGGTCACGGAGGAAATCCGGCAAAATCAGACTCATCTTGATGCGCTCACCGCCGATCTGGTGCAAAGGGGCATCGCCCTCCCGATCCAGAACATTAAAGCCAAGGGAACCGGCTACATGATCGTGCGTGGGCAGTCGCACCTGCTGGAAGATGTGAAGGCCTTGGAGGATTTACACCGGGCCCGCACCCTGCTCGGCTATCTGGAGGAGCAGGAAATGATGCTCAGCCTGCTGGAAAGCATGGGCAACGCGGAGGGCGTTAAAATTTTCATCGGAAGCGAAAACAAGATTTTCGATCAGTCCGGCTGGTCCTTGATCATCGCGCCTTACAAATCGGTCAATCAGAAGATCATCGGTGCGATCGGCGTCATCGGCCCGACCCGCCTGGATTACGACCGGATTATCCCGATGGTCGATTACACGTCCAGAATTATCAACCGCCTGCTGGGCGACTCTTGA
- the grpE gene encoding nucleotide exchange factor GrpE, which produces MNETLKNQPEELSPGESDPAESQPSAPQENPASQPPHVQSFTPHKSEEKMRIEMLEREVEKAKDQTLRAMAETENMRKRAAREREDASKFAVTGFARDLLSVADNLRRAIEAITGQTDQADPRMKTLLSGIEATERELLSVFERNGIKKLEPLHQPFNPNHHEVIFEAPVEGLPPGIIFQLVQPGYLLHDRLLRPARVGVVKENTGGQKPDDLPPEPGQNIDTQV; this is translated from the coding sequence ATGAACGAGACATTGAAAAATCAACCTGAAGAATTATCCCCCGGCGAATCTGACCCGGCGGAGAGCCAGCCATCCGCCCCGCAGGAAAACCCCGCCTCCCAACCCCCGCACGTCCAGAGCTTCACCCCGCATAAAAGCGAGGAGAAGATGCGGATAGAGATGCTGGAAAGAGAAGTTGAAAAAGCCAAGGACCAGACCCTACGCGCCATGGCCGAAACCGAGAATATGCGTAAGCGCGCCGCACGGGAACGCGAGGACGCCTCCAAATTCGCCGTCACTGGCTTCGCCCGAGACCTCCTGAGCGTCGCGGACAATCTGCGCCGCGCCATCGAAGCGATAACGGGACAAACCGACCAGGCCGACCCCCGCATGAAAACCCTCCTGAGCGGCATCGAAGCCACCGAACGCGAACTGCTGTCCGTCTTCGAACGCAACGGCATCAAAAAACTGGAACCCCTGCACCAGCCTTTCAACCCGAATCACCATGAAGTCATCTTTGAGGCTCCGGTGGAAGGCTTGCCGCCGGGGATCATCTTTCAACTGGTCCAGCCCGGCTACCTGCTTCACGACCGCCTCCTCCGCCCCGCCCGTGTCGGCGTGGTTAAGGAAAACACAGGAGGACAAAAACCGGACGACTTACCCCCCGAACCCGGCCAGAACATTGATACCCAAGTCTGA
- the dnaK gene encoding molecular chaperone DnaK — translation MSKIIGIDLGTTNSCVAIMDGKEPRVIENAEGMRTTPSMVAFSKDGERLVGQPAKRQAVTNPENTLYAIKRLIGRRFNDPQVKDMRSKAPFKIIEGDNGDAWVEINGQKYAPSQISAMVLQKMKETAEAFLGETVTRAVITVPAYFNDSQRQATKDAGRIAGLEVERIINEPTAAALAYGLDKKTAGTIVVYDLGGGTFDVSVLEIGDGVFEVKATNGDTFLGGEDFDLRIIDYLADEFKKEQGIDLRNDKLALQRLKEAAEKAKIELSSTTQTEINLPFITADASGPKHLQIALTRAKMENIVADLVKRTVEPLKAALKDSGLKASEIDDVVLVGGMTRMPKIIETVKEFFGKEPHKGVNPDEVVADGAAIQGGVLKGDVKDVLLLDVTPLSLGIETLGGAFTRMIERNTTIPTKKSQTFSTAEDSQNAVTIRVFQGERSMAADNKLLGQFDLIGIPPAPRGIPQIEVTFDIDANGIVHVTAKDKATNKEQQIRIQASGGLSDADIEKMVKDAEANAETDKKKRALVEAKNHAESAIHSAEASLKEFGGDVPSSDKSAIEKAIESLKSALEDENPEEIKSKTDALAQASMKLGEIAYRKAQEKEAGMAPQGAPESPAADVDEEDKTIDADFTDLEIEEEDDDRKKSA, via the coding sequence ATGAGCAAAATCATCGGAATTGACTTGGGAACCACGAACTCCTGCGTAGCCATTATGGATGGCAAGGAGCCGCGGGTCATTGAAAACGCCGAAGGGATGCGGACAACGCCGTCCATGGTCGCCTTCAGCAAGGACGGCGAACGCCTCGTCGGCCAGCCCGCAAAGCGTCAGGCGGTCACGAACCCCGAAAACACGCTGTACGCCATCAAGCGCCTGATCGGCCGCCGTTTTAACGACCCGCAAGTCAAGGATATGCGGAGCAAGGCACCCTTCAAAATCATCGAGGGCGACAACGGCGATGCCTGGGTCGAAATCAACGGCCAGAAGTACGCCCCCTCGCAAATCTCGGCCATGGTCCTCCAGAAAATGAAGGAAACGGCGGAGGCCTTCCTGGGCGAAACCGTGACCCGCGCCGTCATCACCGTCCCGGCCTATTTCAACGACTCCCAGCGTCAGGCCACCAAAGACGCCGGCCGCATCGCCGGTCTTGAAGTCGAGCGCATCATCAACGAACCCACAGCTGCCGCCCTCGCCTACGGCCTTGATAAAAAAACCGCGGGCACGATCGTCGTCTACGACCTCGGCGGCGGAACCTTCGACGTCTCCGTCCTTGAAATCGGCGATGGCGTATTCGAGGTGAAAGCAACCAACGGTGACACATTCCTCGGCGGCGAAGACTTCGATCTGAGAATCATCGACTATCTGGCCGACGAATTCAAAAAGGAGCAGGGCATTGACCTCCGCAACGACAAGCTGGCCCTCCAGCGTCTGAAGGAGGCGGCGGAGAAAGCCAAGATCGAACTCTCCAGCACGACCCAGACCGAGATCAACCTGCCCTTCATCACGGCGGACGCATCCGGCCCCAAACACCTCCAGATCGCGCTGACCCGCGCCAAGATGGAAAACATCGTGGCCGACCTCGTCAAACGCACCGTAGAACCGCTAAAGGCCGCTCTCAAGGATTCGGGCCTGAAAGCGTCCGAAATTGATGACGTCGTTCTCGTCGGCGGCATGACCCGGATGCCCAAGATCATCGAAACCGTGAAGGAGTTCTTCGGCAAGGAACCCCACAAGGGCGTTAACCCGGACGAAGTCGTCGCCGACGGCGCGGCCATTCAGGGCGGCGTCCTCAAGGGCGACGTCAAGGATGTCCTGCTGCTCGATGTCACCCCGCTCTCACTGGGAATCGAAACCCTGGGTGGAGCCTTCACCCGCATGATCGAGCGCAACACGACGATCCCGACCAAGAAATCCCAGACCTTCTCGACCGCCGAGGACAGCCAGAATGCCGTCACCATCCGCGTCTTCCAGGGCGAACGCAGCATGGCCGCGGACAACAAGCTGCTCGGCCAGTTCGACTTGATCGGCATTCCCCCCGCGCCCCGTGGAATCCCGCAAATTGAGGTCACCTTCGACATTGACGCGAACGGAATCGTCCACGTCACCGCGAAGGATAAAGCGACCAACAAGGAACAGCAGATCCGCATTCAGGCCTCGGGCGGTCTTTCCGACGCCGACATCGAAAAAATGGTCAAGGACGCCGAAGCCAACGCCGAAACCGATAAGAAGAAACGCGCCCTCGTCGAGGCCAAAAACCACGCCGAAAGCGCCATCCACTCCGCCGAAGCCAGCCTTAAGGAATTCGGCGGCGACGTCCCGTCATCGGACAAATCCGCGATTGAAAAGGCGATCGAATCCCTCAAATCCGCCCTTGAGGATGAAAACCCCGAAGAGATCAAGTCCAAAACCGACGCCCTGGCGCAGGCCAGCATGAAGCTCGGGGAGATCGCCTACCGCAAGGCGCAGGAAAAGGAAGCCGGCATGGCCCCGCAAGGAGCGCCGGAATCCCCGGCGGCGGACGTGGACGAAGAGGACAAAACCATCGACGCCGACTTCACCGACCTCGAAATCGAGGAAGAGGACGACGACCGCAAAAAGTCTGCTTAA